A region from the Geotrypetes seraphini chromosome 10, aGeoSer1.1, whole genome shotgun sequence genome encodes:
- the BRD3OS gene encoding putative uncharacterized protein BRD3OS: MMNGRVPLAEKAMSENYARLRYRDTSLLIWQQQQQKLETLPPGSYLSRSQSMWYSQYGNQAILVRDKNTLDAPRDTGQSKFCIIM, encoded by the coding sequence ATGATGAATGGACGAGTGCCACTAGCTGAAAAGGCCATGTCTGAAAACTATGCTAGACTCCGTTACAGAGACACGTCCTTACTTATctggcagcaacagcagcagaagctGGAAACTTTGCCTCCTGGTTCTTATTTGAGTAGGAGCCAGAGTATGTGGTACTCACAGTATGGAAACCAGGCCATATTAGTACGGGACAAAAACACACTGGATGCTCCAAGAGATACTGGGCAGTCAAAGTTCTGCATTATAATGTAA